The following coding sequences lie in one Alloacidobacterium dinghuense genomic window:
- the larB gene encoding nickel pincer cofactor biosynthesis protein LarB: protein MTRDVILALLQQIERGNVSSAQALERLSRLPFEDAGFAKIDHHRSLRLGLPEVIYAAGKTPEQVAEIFARMAHAGGDVIATRASIAAWDAVKQMVPQAEYHTDARIIGLRQTDALADAGPVAVLCAGTSDIPVAEEAAVTATYLGVKVERVYDVGVAGLHRLLAQRETLKEARAVIVCAGMEGALPSVVGGLVAAPVIAVPTSVGYGAAFGGLTALLGMLNSCAPNVAVVNIDNGFGAAYVAAMMLRSMHAPSASELLRASQSS, encoded by the coding sequence ATGACCCGCGACGTGATCCTCGCACTGCTGCAACAGATTGAGCGTGGCAACGTGTCCTCGGCTCAGGCTCTGGAACGGCTATCGCGTCTCCCTTTTGAAGACGCGGGTTTTGCCAAGATCGATCATCACCGCTCGCTGCGCCTTGGCTTGCCTGAAGTCATCTATGCTGCGGGAAAAACTCCCGAGCAAGTAGCCGAAATCTTTGCGCGCATGGCTCACGCTGGCGGAGACGTGATCGCCACACGTGCCAGCATTGCCGCGTGGGATGCGGTAAAGCAGATGGTTCCCCAGGCGGAATATCATACCGACGCGCGCATCATCGGGCTCCGGCAGACAGACGCATTGGCCGACGCCGGCCCCGTTGCCGTTTTGTGCGCAGGTACCAGTGATATTCCAGTCGCAGAAGAAGCCGCAGTCACCGCCACATACCTGGGAGTGAAAGTGGAGCGCGTTTACGACGTGGGTGTTGCTGGATTGCACCGCTTGCTCGCTCAGCGTGAGACGCTCAAAGAAGCACGCGCTGTCATTGTTTGTGCAGGCATGGAAGGAGCGCTTCCGAGTGTCGTCGGCGGGCTGGTGGCGGCTCCTGTCATCGCCGTGCCCACGAGTGTCGGCTACGGTGCTGCGTTCGGAGGGCTGACGGCGCTCCTTGGAATGCTCAATTCATGCGCGCCTAACGTTGCTGTGGTGAATATCGATAACGGCTTCGGTGCAGCCTATGTCGCAGCCATGATGCTGCGTTCCATGCACGCACCTTCGGCGTCAGAGCTCCTGCGAGCTTCTCAAAGTAGCTAA